One genomic segment of Anaerotignum faecicola includes these proteins:
- the yfmH gene encoding EF-P 5-aminopentanol modification-associated protein YfmH — MRIEKTEQGKTKNGLRYYLFPRTGFGEQIAAVLVQRGANHLFWKGRDGEKICFPQGTAHFIEHKLFQQEWGDAFARFTQNGASANAFTDGDRTVYYFTCSDKFTENLRLLLDFVQKPYFTKEDTERERDIIVSEITMYEDDPMWVGHYQMLECMYGKHPIRNRIAGTAETVAEITEETLQRAYACYYTTDEMALVCAGDIPLGEVRRMAEHVARRETAARVYFPTEDAEIAEKYRACEMRLSVPQFQIGCKLPPLPKQDWLKKRMAAGFCMELLAGESSVFFQKAYEWDWLDEALGSAFFCGEGYAFAAFSGSGTHPEETADFLGRELERLQREGFSQEDFQRIRKKHLGQLLRQLDTPQKLCFGQLAWARMDATAIDLLTCIKTMRQEEAEKMLKEDFSKENMVLSVVR; from the coding sequence ATGCGGATTGAAAAAACGGAGCAGGGCAAAACGAAAAACGGTCTGCGGTATTATCTCTTTCCCCGAACGGGGTTTGGGGAGCAGATAGCGGCGGTGCTGGTGCAGAGAGGGGCGAATCACCTGTTTTGGAAGGGAAGGGATGGCGAGAAAATCTGCTTTCCGCAGGGAACGGCGCATTTTATCGAGCATAAGCTGTTTCAGCAGGAATGGGGCGATGCCTTTGCGCGCTTTACGCAAAATGGCGCATCTGCCAATGCCTTTACCGATGGCGACCGGACGGTTTATTATTTTACCTGTTCGGATAAATTTACGGAAAATTTAAGGCTTTTGCTGGATTTTGTGCAGAAGCCGTATTTTACGAAGGAGGACACGGAACGGGAAAGGGATATCATCGTGAGCGAGATTACGATGTATGAGGATGACCCGATGTGGGTGGGGCATTATCAGATGCTGGAATGTATGTATGGAAAGCACCCCATCCGCAACCGCATTGCGGGAACGGCGGAAACGGTGGCGGAAATCACAGAGGAAACCTTGCAGAGGGCGTACGCATGCTATTACACAACGGACGAAATGGCACTGGTCTGTGCAGGGGATATCCCTTTGGGCGAGGTGCGGCGGATGGCAGAGCATGTTGCGAGACGGGAAACGGCTGCACGCGTGTATTTTCCGACAGAGGATGCAGAGATTGCGGAGAAATATCGCGCGTGTGAAATGAGACTTTCTGTGCCGCAGTTTCAGATTGGATGCAAGCTGCCGCCGCTTCCGAAGCAGGATTGGCTGAAAAAACGGATGGCGGCAGGGTTCTGCATGGAGCTTCTGGCGGGGGAGAGCAGTGTGTTTTTCCAAAAGGCGTATGAATGGGACTGGCTGGATGAGGCACTTGGTTCTGCCTTTTTCTGCGGCGAGGGGTATGCCTTTGCGGCATTTTCGGGCAGCGGGACGCATCCGGAGGAAACAGCGGATTTTCTGGGAAGGGAGCTGGAGCGTCTGCAACGGGAAGGCTTTTCGCAGGAGGACTTTCAGCGTATCCGCAAAAAGCATTTGGGGCAGCTCCTGCGGCAGCTGGATACACCGCAGAAGCTCTGCTTTGGACAGCTTGCGTGGGCGCGGATGGATGCAACGGCAATCGACCTTTTGACCTGCATCAAGACCATGCGGCAGGAGGAAGCGGAAAAAATGCTGAAGGAAGACTTTTCAAAAGAAAATATGGTGCTTTCGGTTGTGAGATAA
- the lgt gene encoding prolipoprotein diacylglyceryl transferase: MPEIWFPNLGIEIAHLDRVAFTVFGRNVYWYGIFIGLAVVLGVLMAMKEAKRTGQSPDMYVDFIIYALIFAIIGARLYYVIFSWDFYSAHPEKIFALREGGLAIYGGIIGGVLTAIVYCKRKGVNFWLLADTIAPCLAFGQMLGRWGNFFNREAFGGFTNGLLAMRLQVSQVRTSDISAEVMQHIVNYGGVDYIQVHPTFLYESLWNLCLFLLLIKFRPKKKFDGQVLGLYFLGYALGRVWIEGLRTDQLMFGPFAVSQLLSGGLIICAAVFLIRKGKQEKAKKESES, translated from the coding sequence ATGCCTGAAATATGGTTTCCCAATCTGGGAATTGAGATTGCACACCTAGACCGTGTGGCGTTTACGGTATTCGGAAGGAACGTCTACTGGTACGGTATTTTTATCGGGCTGGCGGTGGTTCTGGGGGTGCTGATGGCAATGAAGGAGGCAAAGCGGACGGGACAGTCCCCTGATATGTACGTTGATTTTATCATCTATGCGCTGATTTTTGCCATTATCGGGGCAAGGCTGTATTATGTTATTTTTTCGTGGGATTTTTACAGCGCGCATCCCGAAAAGATATTTGCCCTCAGAGAGGGAGGTCTTGCCATTTACGGCGGCATCATCGGCGGCGTGTTGACGGCAATCGTCTATTGCAAAAGGAAAGGGGTCAATTTCTGGCTGTTGGCGGATACGATTGCACCCTGCCTTGCGTTTGGGCAGATGCTGGGACGTTGGGGGAATTTCTTCAACAGAGAAGCGTTTGGCGGCTTTACGAATGGTCTGCTTGCGATGCGCTTGCAGGTGAGTCAGGTGCGGACGAGCGATATTTCCGCAGAGGTGATGCAACATATTGTCAATTATGGCGGCGTGGATTATATTCAGGTGCATCCGACCTTTTTATATGAATCGCTTTGGAATCTTTGCTTATTCTTGCTTTTGATAAAATTCCGCCCGAAAAAGAAATTTGACGGGCAGGTGCTTGGCTTATATTTTCTGGGCTATGCGCTTGGGAGAGTCTGGATTGAGGGGCTGCGGACAGACCAGCTGATGTTTGGCCCCTTTGCGGTGAGCCAGCTGCTTTCGGGTGGTTTGATTATCTGCGCGGCAGTATTTTTAATCCGGAAGGGCAAGCAGGAAAAGGCGAAGAAGGAATCAGAAAGTTGA
- a CDS encoding ABC-F family ATP-binding cassette domain-containing protein, producing the protein MSENMVLLTAENIRKSYGTRVIFDDISFSIHEGDKIGVIGVNGTGKSTLLKIIAGVDQADSGSIVTMNGMRIGYLSQSPVFVDGTTVLQQVFRGENPQLALVREYEETMAALAKTPEEERLVKRAAELAEKMDKAEAWSLESEAKTILTKLGISDFGQTVETLSGGQKKRVALAAALIAPVDLLILDEPTNHIDNDTVDWLEKHLEKYSKALLMVTHDRYFLDRVANRTLELEQSKLYSYQANYSKFLEMKAEREELIAAGERKRQNFLRTELEWVRRGAQARSTKQKARLQRFEEVSAIRAPEEKQSVELSSVGSRLGKKTIALRNICKAYDGKTYIKDFSYIILRDDRVGIIGDNGCGKSTLLNIMTGRLKPDSGEVEIGETVKIGVFAQENVDMDEKQRVIDYIRDEAEIIRTADGHITASQMLDRFLFPPSMQRGPISVLSGGERRRLYLCRVLMGAPNILFLDEPTNDLDIETLMILEEYLEHFNGAVVAVSHDRYFLDKTMGRIFAFLGNGRIKQYEGGYSDCKAAREKEAPVFTEKAVKVKREEPQKEKAPIKKMSYKDQREYDTIGDEIAALEEKIAKADADMAACATDFTHLQELSAEKEALEAKLEERMERWMELSELAEEIERNKA; encoded by the coding sequence TTGAGTGAAAATATGGTTTTATTGACAGCAGAAAATATCAGAAAAAGCTACGGTACGCGCGTCATTTTCGATGATATTTCCTTCAGCATCCATGAAGGGGATAAAATCGGGGTTATCGGCGTGAATGGGACGGGGAAATCTACCCTATTGAAGATTATTGCAGGGGTGGATCAGGCGGACAGCGGCTCGATTGTTACCATGAATGGGATGCGTATCGGCTATCTTTCCCAAAGCCCCGTTTTTGTGGATGGCACAACGGTGCTGCAGCAGGTGTTCCGCGGAGAAAATCCGCAGCTTGCTCTGGTGCGGGAATATGAGGAAACGATGGCGGCACTTGCAAAAACGCCTGAGGAGGAAAGGCTTGTGAAGCGGGCGGCGGAGCTTGCGGAAAAAATGGATAAGGCAGAGGCATGGTCTTTGGAGAGCGAGGCGAAAACGATTCTTACCAAGCTTGGCATTTCTGATTTCGGGCAGACGGTGGAAACGCTTTCGGGCGGACAGAAAAAGCGCGTGGCATTGGCGGCGGCACTGATTGCACCTGTGGATTTGCTGATTCTGGACGAGCCGACAAACCATATTGATAATGATACGGTGGATTGGCTGGAAAAGCATTTGGAGAAATATTCCAAGGCGCTGCTGATGGTGACGCATGACAGATATTTCCTTGACCGTGTGGCAAACCGTACACTGGAGCTGGAGCAGAGCAAGCTGTATTCCTATCAGGCGAACTATTCCAAGTTTCTGGAAATGAAGGCAGAGCGCGAGGAGCTGATTGCCGCAGGGGAACGCAAGCGGCAGAATTTTCTGCGGACGGAGCTGGAATGGGTGCGCCGCGGCGCACAGGCGAGAAGCACCAAGCAGAAGGCAAGATTGCAGCGCTTTGAGGAGGTTTCCGCAATCCGTGCGCCGGAGGAAAAGCAGAGCGTGGAGCTTTCCTCTGTCGGCAGCCGTCTGGGGAAAAAGACGATTGCGCTGAGAAACATCTGCAAGGCGTATGACGGGAAAACGTACATCAAGGATTTCAGCTACATCATTCTCCGAGATGACCGCGTGGGTATCATCGGGGATAACGGCTGCGGCAAATCTACACTGCTGAACATTATGACCGGAAGGCTGAAGCCTGACAGCGGTGAGGTGGAGATAGGTGAAACGGTGAAAATCGGCGTATTCGCGCAGGAAAACGTGGATATGGACGAGAAACAGCGTGTGATTGATTACATTCGTGATGAGGCGGAAATTATCCGCACGGCGGATGGACATATCACCGCATCCCAGATGCTTGACCGCTTTCTTTTCCCACCTTCTATGCAGAGAGGCCCGATTTCTGTGCTTTCGGGTGGGGAAAGAAGAAGGCTGTACCTTTGCCGCGTGCTGATGGGCGCGCCGAATATCCTCTTTCTGGATGAACCGACGAACGATCTGGATATTGAAACGCTGATGATTCTGGAGGAATATCTGGAGCATTTCAACGGGGCGGTGGTTGCGGTTTCGCATGACAGATATTTCCTGGATAAAACGATGGGACGGATTTTTGCTTTCCTTGGCAACGGCAGAATTAAGCAATATGAGGGCGGCTATTCCGACTGCAAGGCGGCAAGAGAAAAGGAAGCACCTGTTTTCACTGAAAAGGCAGTTAAGGTGAAAAGGGAGGAACCGCAGAAGGAAAAGGCTCCCATCAAGAAAATGAGCTATAAGGACCAACGGGAATATGATACCATTGGGGACGAAATTGCTGCGTTGGAGGAAAAAATTGCAAAGGCGGATGCGGATATGGCAGCCTGTGCGACAGATTTCACCCATTTACAGGAGCTTTCTGCTGAAAAAGAAGCACTGGAGGCGAAGCTTGAGGAACGGATGGAGCGTTGGATGGAGCTGAGCGAGCTGGCGGAGGAAATTGAGAGAAATAAAGCGTAA